A genomic region of Papaver somniferum cultivar HN1 chromosome 7, ASM357369v1, whole genome shotgun sequence contains the following coding sequences:
- the LOC113300269 gene encoding serine/threonine-protein kinase ATM-like isoform X2 — MTMASSGDIEEIISKLSSDKVKTREEGIKLLSNWLEGERSFGFCKILSRNTAKLKPNEIPHSKTWPFLIRVLIGCISSEISMSKKRPPKLIFAKTLRIAIQQAEDTKFSGKMQLLLSVVKSLFSHIWDVLRDVPSYQSEYGIILRHLIAVKDYRFHMRKRVYCGLVLLYLGKVETSLDGKSNIQSNPKEEVFRCILTLHSLLENPPGDFPDNLREDIVKGFVGIFLHIRDEGKISRKLIECINTYLWKDGPNLDSEPMEIHSAVQEFVFRCWLTTHDRALKDALVLYATLQLKLIRTAADGGHLVEQLLDIVGKDLDQSNIASSAVLWGDTCRDDKLGTLTNLRCGLLELAASLFYRACVNIGSSKASNSEKRPRRENAATRLRQGLMKGKWLWNGAFCFLVQNYNSRIPKDFLIYWFEGICQSFERILNDGNKEHSYDGLLWVLRSLQELCSIRLLPISRADGAHSSSPPQNELGASWSRIWSSLIHGLPIFSNVTSVADAALTLLGNIISNELVQIPIVPHDVWDLRLFKHIPSTSALYFIACYFSRKGSQGDIRDILHLRQNLLRSVLGLLNWKESFLLNESLMMLLPAAMFSLCGGSAPFPHRCKDPFLSNSITDPSEDAEDLYKGEEHDQNLLSGPVECSVEVLAEIKPISSVELFQSESHHRVRLPRQVWIPLFQELENHILSVVMDKEIEKMLLPELFFLSGLLCNCIHGSLLTRLIDANSSFVTKMCELLVRLLQHAVSVINENINSIRRHGCAGSSLILDGTGSTLVSLKSLICSPVFSSGKDQNIFADVLSGAIVHAVEKLLRAFAKLFEQFGDGSRSEYSDIATAELFSASETCPQGSYLLGGNRARIVDMELDVNEDSKDKDFTSKVIVTPLSSVKWKVDMISVMTNFFTVLPVITWEILFDLMHKENDSEVSEYILYILCKHLSGSSFAKLPDLVISVNKMIEVRVSLKLCCVNILTATRGLLGNLISSGYGGKNKKLNLLHTPGRPFEQSVESLRDMVIKIGEYDLLDWPGRAKLIDCICNFIILDPSIGQVMIEKLLTMLQDCDYRVRLFLARRIGVLFQTWDGHNELFQDVCSNFGVKLVMPSSKAPVTAAEVLAAGPHPRPAMETIIITLAHLAFHSEKIELEAIFIICVIAAIDPCQRELAFAVLDNLSSKLQYTTRSKYLDQLMGVILFSWVACRVSVAALMEIRDLFILKSEPSYFMQYCCPWLLPALILSGDTTNLKWVAKVAGQSLAVLVKSHFVPIFGVCMALHGSKKLGSEKGAVVLQSSILSIAEISELERDNLIKQHMVSIVGFILSLSSSASGPGMPFFSMDVIVKAIQTVVDGFLDMEQCPSNVGIVDKINIFRADRVFKFIVDMHYEVTAAIHHRHRCHRFSGLEALITVIGHRAAISSTSNYLFNLVGQNIGDHALQEQCCLILSMLLEAFKNNPSKDAMCVLGEQLQFLVSKLVSCCIPSENKGDLPSSPSSQVMCLLRQLIVDSDPSLYDYIRELEPFPEIDGFDDIREFHQELCKDYSTRDHFLKFVRRTSYLPQRLVLWSLQTLHKKLLMGEIIQPEKNVENAVGQYNCWHCEPELVSSVWTLIRMCGSNDAIDIRALVSDFISRVGIGDPHVVVFHLPGDSSQMSLSQSLEQGGATEVGFNSDTGLPEELLITLVRLLKKYLLDESVNIIDMTSRALRGILSTERGQRALLSLDSYERSLIMVHSKGVNMQLVEKLLSQSGKTSAETIPLENSSLWKTLGKTYETWICPLVHSLIEHTDDMILRLCQDIVLMKDELAELLLSHVLVNLARTKGSQVDLCKLISSQVQENIFTESNELIKSVQVMLDALNETRLYYVMERGGISSAPLKRDSPKYDKPSSYTSRSRSTSEKSKALSATSSSTPISTQTWEKVYWLSIDYLLVAKAAIHCGSYFTAVMYVEYWCEQQFNCLTLGSPDFSPIEMLSQHIEILISAVTQINEPDSLYGIVQSYKLKSQIITYEHEGNWSKALEYYDLQVRSVPAGQLEGSQRNLLQEHSHGSHQLPFPKSEADIHQKKSYKGLMRSLQQTGCTHLLELYCQGLTSQSSQFEHDSEFTELQYEAAWRTGKWDFSLLHVEVNYQATGKHNKIDHFNENLHSCLKSLQEGDSDEFYKKLIDSKQGLVLSIHHASKESTEYIYSTIVKLQILNHLGMAWDLRWNPSSRKETRLYFEKPKVLSEPTIPAMDQMELLNMDWRFILNQTQVHMTLLEPFIAFRRVLLQILNCKDSTIQHHLESASTLRKGGRFSLAAAALHEFKLLSSGTEGQNSTSDICLMGRLEEAKLLRAQGQHEMAINLAKYVLHYNKVKREASNVYRLVGKWLAETRSSNSRTILEQYLKPAVELAEPKKSVDKKCIQRQCQTHFHLAHYSDALFRSYEERLVSNEWQAALRLRKHKTKELEVLIKRLKTSTKAEKMDLSIKIQELQKQLTMDKREAEKLQDDRDNFLTLALEGYQRCLVIGDKYDVRVVFRLVSLWFSLSSRQNVVNAMLSAVKEVQSYKFIPLVYQIASRMGSSKDGQGRHSFQYALVSLVKKMAIDHPYHTILQLLALANGDRVKDKQRSRNSFVVDMDKKLAAENLLDELSAHYGAIIRQMKQMVEIYIKLAELETKREDTNKRIPLPRDIRSLRQLELVPVVTATFQVDPSCQYPEGSFPHFKGLADSVMVMNGINAPKVVICMGSDGRKYRQLAKSGNDDLRQDAVMEQFFGLVNTFLQNHRDTWRRRIGIRTYKVVPFTPSAGVLEWVDGTIPLGEYLLGSLKNGGAHVRYGVGDWSFLRCREYMAKEKDKLKAFQTVCENFRPVMHYFFLERFLQPANWFEKRLSYTRSVAASSMVGYIVGLGDRHSMNILLDQATAEVVHIDLGVAFEQGLMLKTPEQVPFRLTRDIIDGMGVTGVDGVFRRCCEETLSVMRTNKEALLTIIEVFIHDPLYKWALSPLKALQLQKESEDDITILEDSQDVYEGNKDAARALMRVRQKLDGYEEGEMRSVHGQVQQLIQDAIDSERLCEMFPGWGAWL; from the exons ATGACAATGGCTAGTTCTGGGGATATTGAAGAGATTATTTCAAAACTTTCATCAGATAAAGTTAAAACTCGAGAA GAAGGAATTAAGCTGTTGAGTAATTGGTTAGAAGGAGAAAGATCGTTTGGATTCTGCAAAATTCTTAGTCGAAATACTGCGAAACTCAAACCTAACGAGATTCCTCACT CAAAAACCTGGCCGTTCCTTATTAGGGTTCTCATTGGATGTATTTCGTCTGAGATATCTATGAGCAAGAAGCGTCCACCAAAGCTGATTTTTGCCAAAACTCTTCGCATTGCGATTCAACAGGCTGAGGATACAAAATTTTCAG GCAAGATGCAGCTCTTATTATCCGTTGTCAAGTCACTGTTTAGTCACATATGGGATGTCTTGAGGGATGTTCCAAGCTACCAGTCTGAATACGGGATCATTCTCCGACATCTTATCGCTGTAAAAGATTATAGATTTCATATGAGGAAGCGGGTTTATTGTG GTCTAGTTCTCTTGTATTTGGGGAAGGTGGAAACTAGTTTAGATGGAAAAAGCAACATTCAATCTAACCCAAAAGAAGAAGTGTTTCGCTGCATCCTGACTTTGCACTCCTTACTAGAAAATCCTCCTGGGGATTTCCCAGATAATCTTCGAGAAGACATTGTGAAGGGGTTTGTTGGGATTTTCTTGCACATAAG GGATGAGGGGAAGATCTCTCGCAAGCTTATTGAGTGCATTAACACATACTTGTGGAAGGATGGTCCCAATCTGGATTCTGAGCCAATGGAAATCCATTCTGCTGTGCAAGAATTTGTATTTCGTTGTTGGCTCACGACTCATGATCGTGCTCTGAAG GACGCACTTGTCCTTTATGCAACATTGCAGTTAAAATTAATCAGAACTGCTGCTGATGGGGGTCATCTGGTAGAACAACTTCTAGATATTGTTGGCAAGGATTTAGATCAAAGCAATATAGCTAGCTCTGCGGTACTATG GGGTGACACATGTAGGGATGATAAGCTTGGAACGTTGACGAACTTACGTTGCGGTCTCTTGGAGCTTGCTGCTTCTCTATTTTACAGG GCATGTGTAAATATAGGTAGTTCCAAGGCATCAAATTCTGAGAAACGACCTAGAAGGGAGAATGCTGCTACCCGTCTAAGACAGGGTCTGATGAAAGGGAAATGGTTATG GAATGGTGCCTTTTGTTTTCTTGTCCAAAACTATAATTCTCGTATCCCTAAGGATTTTCTTATCTACTGGTTTGAGGGCATCTGTCAAAGTTTTGAGAG GATTTTGAACGATGGAAATAAAGAACACTCATACGATGGTTTGCTGTGGGTATTGCG GAGCCTGCAGGAGCTCTGCTCTATCCGTTTGCTTCCTATTTCAAGGGCTGATGGTGCACATAGTTCGTCTCCTCCACAAAATGAG CTTGGAGCCAGTTGGAGCAGAATATGGAGCTCTTTGATTCACGGGCTACCTATATTCAGTAATGTGACTTCTGTT GCAGATGCTGCTTTAACGCTGCTTGGAAATATTATTTCAAAT GAGCTAGTACAGATACCTATTGTACCTCATGATGTGTGGGACCTTCGCTTATTTAAGCACATACCATCAAC GTCAGCATTGTACTTCATTGCCTGCTATTTTTCAAGAAAAGGTTCACAG GGTGACATACGAGACATTTTACATCTCAGGCAAAATCTTTTAAGATCAGTTTTGGGATTACTTAACTGGAAG GAAAGCTTTTTGCTGAATGAGTCTTTGATGATGCTATTGCCAGCTGCTATGTTTTCCCTTTGTGGGGGTTCTGCTCCTTTTCCTCATCGCTGCAAGGACCCTTTCCTTTCAAACTCTATTACTGATCCTTCTGAAGATGCTGAGGATTTATATAAG GGGGAGGAACATGACCAAAATCTTCTCAGTGGACCTGTTGAATGTTCAGTGGAAGTCTTAGCTGAAATTAAGCCTATTTCTTCTGTAGag TTGTTTCAATCTGAATCCCACCATAGAGTACGTCTCCCCCGTCAAGTATGGATTCCCTTATTTCAAGAGTTGGAAAACCACATTCTTTCAGTTGTTATGGATAAGGAGATTGAAAAGATGCTTCTTCCGGAACTCTTCTTCTTGAGCGGTCTCTTATGCAACTGCATTCATGGCTCACTTCTAACACG GTTAATAGATGCAAATTCATCCTTCGTCACCAAAATGTGCGAGCTTTTAGTAAGATTGCTCCAGCATGCTGTTTCTGTCATTAACGAAAACATAAATAGTATCCGAAGACATGGTTGTGCTGGCTCTAGTCTCATTCTTGATGGAACAGGGTCCACTCTAGTTTCTCTGAAGAGTTTGATTTGTTCTCCAGTTTTTAGTAGTGGGAAAGATCAAAATATTTTTGCTGATGTACTTTCTGGAGCTATTGTACATGCTGTTGAGAAGCTTTTAAGGGCCTTCGCAAAACTATTTGAGCAATTTGGTGATGGCTCAAGGAGTGAATATTCTGATATAGCCACGGCGGAGTTGTTTTCTGCCTCTGAAACTTGTCCACAAGGTTCTTATCTGCTGGGTGGCAATAGGGCAAGGATTGTTGATATGGAATTGGACGTGAATGAGGATTCTAAAGATAAGGATTTCACTAGCAAGGTTATAGTCACTCCCCTTTCTTCTGTGAAGTGGAAGGTTGACATGATCTCAGTGATGACAAATTTTTTCACCGTATTACCTGTTATTACATGGGAAATCTTGTTTGATCTGATGCACAAGGAAAATGATTCTGAG GTCTCTGAATATATTCTGTATATTCTCTGTAAACATCTTTCAGGCTCCTCATTTGCCAAGCTCCCGGACTTG GTGATTTCTGTGAATAAAATGATTGAAGTGAGAGTGTCTCTTAAACTCTGTTGTGTTAATATATTAACTGCCACACGTGGTTTGCTTGGAAACCTAATATCATCAGGCTATGGTGGAAAGAATAAAAAGTTAAATTTATTACATACACCTGGTAGACCATTTGAACAG AGTGTAGAATCTCTCCGCGACATGGTAATCAAAATTGGGGAATATGATCTGCTTGACTGGCCTGGACGTGCTAAACTGATCGACTGCATATGCAATTTCATTATACTTGACCCTTCTATTGGCCAG GTAATGATCGAAAAGCTTCTTACAATGCTTCAAGATTGTGATTATCGAGTTAGGCTGTTCTTGGCTAGGCGGATTGGAGTTCTTTTCCAGACTTGGGATGGTCATAATGAGCTCTTTCAAGATGTCTG TTCCAACTTTGGCGTCAAGTTGGTGATGCCTTCATCGAAAGCACCTGTTACTGCAGCAGAGGTCCTAGCTGCAGGTCCTCATCCTCGTCCAGCAATGGAGACAATTATTATTACTTTGGCACATCTTGCATTTCACAGTGAAAAGATCGAACTAGAG gccattttcatcatttgtgtcATAGCAGCAATTGATCCTTGTCAGAG GGAATTGGCTTTTGCCGTACTTGATAATTTGTCAAGTAAACTCCAATACACAACTAGATCCAAG TACCTAGACCAACTTATGGGAGTCATTCTCTTTTCTTGGGTTGCCTGCAGAGTAAGCGTAGCTGCACTTATGGAG ATACGGGATCTTTTTATTCTCAAGTCAGAACCTAGTTACTTCATGCAGTATTGCTGTCCGTGGCTACTTCCAGCTCTGATTCTGAGCGGGGACACTACTAATCTGAAGTGGGTTGCTAAG GTTGCTGGTCAATCTTTGGCAGTTCTTGTGAAAAGCCATTTTGTGccaatttttggtgtctgtatgGCATTGCATGGCAGTAAGAAGCTGGGAAGTGAAAAAGGAGCTGTAGTACTTCAGAGTTCCATATTAAGTATTGCCGAGATTTCTGAGCTTGAACGAGACAATCTCATTAAGCAACATATG GTGTCCATTGTTGGCTTCATTCTGTcactttcttcttctgcttcagGACCTGGCATGCCATTTTTCTCCATGGATGTTATTGTGAAAGCAATACAAACAGTTGTTGATGGATTCTTGGATAT GGAGCAGTGCCCTTCAAATGTTGGCATTGTTGACAAAATCAACATATTTCGTGCTGATAGAGTCTTTAAG TTCATAGTAGATATGCATTACGAAGTTACTGCTGCTATTCATCATCGACATAGGTGCCATCGGTTTTCTGGACTTGAGGCCCTTATCACCGTCATAGGCCATAGAGCTGCAATTTCAAGCACTTCCAA CTACCTTTTCAACTTAGTTGGGCAGAATATTGGAGATCATGCTTTACAGGAGCAGTGCTGTCTTATTTTGTCCATGTTGCTCGAGGCATTCAAAAATAACCCCTCTAAAGATGCAATGTGTGTGCTTGGAGAACAACTTCAG TTTTTGGTGTCGAAATTGGTGTCATGTTGTATCCCGTCTGAAAACAAGGGAGATCTTCCTAGTTCCCCATCTTCTCAAGTCATGTGTTTGCTTCGGCAGTTAATTGTAGATTCCGACCCCTCGCTTTATGATTACATCAGA GAGCTGGAACCTTTTCCAGAGATTGACGGCTTTGATGATATTCGAGAGTTTCATCAGGAACTTTGCAAAGACTATTCCACAAGAGATCACTTCTTGAAG TTTGTCAGAAGAACATCATACCTTCCTCAGAGATTAGTTTTATGGAG TCTTCAAACGTTACATAAGAAGCTGCTTATGGGTGAAATTATTCAACCAGAGAAGAATGTGGAAAATGCAGTGGGTCAGTACAATTGCTGGCATTGTGAACCTGAACTTGTATCTTCTGTCTGGACTCTAATTCGGATGTGCGGTTCTAATGATGCTATCGATATAAGAGCATTGGTGTCGGATTTCATTTCTAGG GTTGGCATTGGAGATCCGCATGTGGTAGTTTTCCATTTGCCAGGTGATTCCAGTCAAATGTCTCTTTCTCAATCGCTTGAACAGGGTGGTGCTACAGAAGTTGGGTTTAATTCTGACACTGGACTACCTGAAGAACTCCTTATCACACTTGTAAGGCTGTTAAAGAAGTATCTACTCGACGAATCTGTTAACATAATAGACATGACATCACGAGCTCTTCGG GGGATATTATCAACGGAAAGGGGACAAAGAGCTCTGCTATCACTGGATTCTTACGAGAGGTCTCTTATTATG GTGCACTCAAAAGGGGTTAATATGCAACTTGTTGAGAAGTTGCTATCACAGTCAGGAAAAACATCAG CTGAAACAATTCCACTGGAGAATTCTTCTCTATGGAAGACCCTTGGGAAAACGTACGAGACTTGGATCTGTCCTCTTGTTCATTCACTTATTGAGCATACTGATGATATGATTTTAAG ATTATGTCAAGATATTGTTTTGATGAAGGATGAACTTGCGGAGCTACTATTGTCACATGTCTTGGTGAACTTAGCGAGAACGAAGGGTTCACAAGTTGATCTTTGTAAATTAATCTCCTCGCAG GTCCAAGAAAACATCTTTACGGAGTCTAATGAACTGATCAAATCAGTTCAGGTTATGCTGGATGCACTAAATGAAACCAGACTATATTATGTCATGGAAAGAGGGGGCATTTCCTCAGCACCACTCAAGCGAGATAGTCCGAAG TATGATAAACCATCCAGTTATACCTCTAGGTCTCGCTCCACTTCTGAAAAATCCAAAGCTTTATCAGCTACTTCGAGTTCAACGCCGATATCAACCCAAACATGGGAGAAA GTATATTGGCTTTCAATTGATTATCTTCTTGTTGCTAAAGCGGCCATT CACTGTGGCTCATATTTCACTGCTGTTATGTATGTGGAGTACTGGTGTGAACAACAATTCAATTGCCTAACATTAGGAAGCCCTGATTTTTCACCTATTGAGATG CTCTCACAACACATCGAGATACTTATATCAGCAGTCACACAGATCAACGAGCCTGATAGCTTATATGGGATCGTCCAATCATACAAG TTGAAATCTCAAATCATTACCTATGAACATGAGGGTAATTGGAGTAAGGCTCTTGAGTATTATGACTTGCAAGTGCGATCTGTGCCAGCAGGGCAGTTAGAAGGCTCTCAACGCAATTTGTTGCAGGAGCATTCTCACGGGTCTCATCAGCTTCCCTTTCCTAAATCTGAAGCTGATATCCATCAAAAGAAATCTTACAAAGGGCTTATGAGATCTTTGCAGCAAACAGGTTGCACTCATTTACTAGAGTTATATTGTCAGGGATTGACTTCTCAGAGTAGCCAGTTTGAACATGATTCAGAATTCACCGAATTACAG TATGAAGCTGCCTGGCGTACTGGAAAGTGGGACTTTTCCTTACTTCATGTGGAAGTTAATTATCAAGCGACCGGAAAACACAATAAAATTGATCATTTTAATGAAAACCTGCACAG ctgTTTAAAGTCATTACAAGAGGGGGACTCCGATGAGTTTTACAAGAAGCTTATAGATTCAAAGCAG gGACTTGTTTTATCGATCCATCATGCAAGCAAAGAGAGTACTGAATATATCTACTCCACAATAGTTAAACTTCAG ATCTTAAACCATCTTGGCATGGCTTGGGACTTACGGTGGAATCCATCTTCTCGTAAAGAAACAAGATTGTATTTTGAGAAGCCAAAAGTTCTTTCTGAACCTACCATTCCTGCCATGGATCAG ATGGAACTGCTGAATATGGATTGGAGATTCATTTTGAATCAGACACAAGTTCATATGACTTTGTTAGAACCGTTTATCGCATTCAGGCGAGTTCTACTTCAAATTTTGAATTGCAAGGACTCCACAATACAACATCATTTGGAATCTGCTTCCACTCTTCGTAAG GGCGGTAGATTTTCCTTAGCTGCTGCAGCTTTACACGAGTTTAAGTTACTCAGTTCTGGAACTGAAGGACAAAATTCAACTTCAGATATATGTTTGATGGGAAGG CTTGAAGAAGCTAAGTTGCTACGTGCCCAAGGTCAACATGAGATGGCTATTAATCTTGCAAAATACGTCTTACACTATAACAAGGTGAAGAGAGAGGCTTCAAATGTATATCGGTTGGTTGGAAAGTGGTTGGCTGAAACTCGATCTAGCAA CTCAAGGACAATTTTGGAGCAGTACCTTAAACCTGCAGTGGAGCTCGCTGAGCCTAAAAAAAGTGTAGACAAGAAGTGTATACAGAGACAGTGCCAAACACATTTTCATCTTGCACACTATTCTGATGCTCTATTTAGAAGTTATGAAGAAAGGCTCGTCTCTAATGAATGGCAAGCAGCATTGCGACTGAGAAAGCACAAG ACAAAGGAGCTTGAAGTACTTATCAAACGACTAAAAACTTCAACAAAG GCAGAAAAGATGGATTTGTCGATAAAAATACAGGAATTGCAAAAGCAGCTCACGATGGATAAGAGGGAGGCTGAAAAGCTGCAG GATGACAGGGACAATTTCCTCACCTTAGCATTGGAGGGATATCAACGTTGTTTGGTCATAGGAGATAAATATGACGTCAGAGTG GTGTTTCGACTTGTTTCTCTGTGGTTCAGTCTGTCTTCAAGGCAAAATGTTGTGAATGCCATGCTTAGTGCAGTGAAGGAA GTCCAGTCTTACAAATTTATTCCATTGGTTTATCAAATTGCATCGAGAATGGGTAGTTCGAAAGATGGACAAGGGCGGCATAGTTTTCAG TATGCTTTGGTCTCTCTTGTGAAGAAGATGGCCATTGACCATCCGTACCATACAATACTGCAG CTTCTGGCCCTAGCAAATGGTGACCGAGTCAAGGACAAACAACGCAGTAGAAACTCATTTGTGGTGGACATGGATAAGAAGCTAGCAGCTGAAAATCTTTTAGACGAATTATCTGCACACTATGGTGCTATTATTAGACAG ATGAAGCAGATGGTGGAGATATACATTAAACTGGCTGAGTTAGAAACAAAGAGAGAG GATACAAACAAAAGGATACCGCTACCTAGAGATATCCGAAGCCTTCGACAACTGGAACTT GTACCTGTAGTGACAGCTACATTCCAAGTGGACCCTAGCTGTCAGTACCCTGAAGGATCTTTTCCGCACTTCAAGGGATTAGCCGATTCTGTCAT GGTAATGAATGGTATAAATGCTCCAAAGGTGGTCATATGCATGGGCTCTGATGGTCGCAAGTATCGTCAACTAGCAAAATCTGGAAATGACGACCTACGACAAGATGCT GTCATGGAGCAGTTTTTTGGTTTGGTAAACACTTTTCTGCAGAACCACCGCGACACATGGAGAAGGAGAATAGGAATTCGCACATACAAG GTGGTTCCATTTACCCCAAGTGCTGGTGTCCTTGAGTGGGTCGATGGCACTATTCCACTCGGGGAATATCTTTTGGGAAG CTTAAAGAATGGAGGTGCACATGTGCGTTATGGAGTAGGAGACTGGTCATTTCTTCGATGTCGTGAGTATATGGCTAAG GAAAAGGACAAGCTCAAGGCTTTTCAGACTGTCTGTGAGAATTTCAG GCCTGTCATGCACTACTTCTTCTTGGAGAGATTCTTGCAACCAGCTAATTGGTTTGAAAAGAGACTCTCTTATACACGAAGTGTGGCAGCTAGTTCAATG GTGGGTTACATCGTTGGGCTTGGTGATCGACACTCGATGAATATTCTCTTAGATCAAGCCACTGCAGAAGTAGTTCATATTGACCTTGGAGTTGCGTTTGAACAAGGCTTAATGCTCAAAACACCTGAGCAG GTCCCATTTAGGCTAACAAGAGATATTATAGATGGTATGGGAGTCACTGGAGTTGATGGCGTCTTTAGAAGATGTTGTGAGGAAACTCTATCTGTTATGAGGACCAATAAGGAAGCACTGCTAACCATCATTGAA